A window of Rhododendron vialii isolate Sample 1 chromosome 13a, ASM3025357v1 contains these coding sequences:
- the LOC131313161 gene encoding disease resistance protein RPV1-like translates to MGDLWYWSIAKSLYSRIQRKLERSSFLANIRETSKQPNGLVVLQEKLLSDIFGSGTQNIKNVDQGIEVIKRRAFFGKVLLVLDDVDGVQQLKALAICRDLFVPGSRIIITTRDRSSLNFLELDENEIYVPEELNKDESLELFSWHAFKEDHPREDYVELSGQFVNHAWGLPLALVKFWVFFLFRKSIPEWKEAMPELKQILLAGIYGRLKISLDTLTDEFEELFFHMACFFAGTNRDFTIKILEGRYFSAAIGIQVLADQCLIKYGPRNELVMDDMLIDMGREILRQQSVKDPGKRRRLWYHDDALEVLKDGTGAEVVEGLVLNFPKPSNVQVNAKAFKKMNRLWLLHLNHVHLTDLSIGYEHISKRLLWLCWNGFALECVPSNFYMENLVALDLRYSSLQQVWDGSHGTKILPKLKFLYLSHCYYLTKTPDFSGLDNLEELLLNDCVRLVDVDEFIICLDKLVVLDLKNCEKLRTIPLRVWMLKSLRCLEISGCCKLVQFAGFEGLPDSIGLPLASVQGLSCLKKLSMGTCHLSCLPFEIGSLISLEVLHLYGKSSLTLPHSICNITRLNLLDLTDCNFSHLPGDIGRLISLETLNLGGNCLIVLPSSICNLICLKFLDLKDCTLSHLPSDIGGLISLETLNLGGNKLVELPGSICDLTCLKALDLKDCNVSYLPGDIGGLISLETLNLGGNDLLALPGSICHLTRLKSLDLKDCKVSYLPGNIGGLVSLETLNVQGNRLVESRHYLKDCKVSYLPGDIGGLVSLETLNVRGNRLVELPGNICDLTRLKSLDLKDCNVSYLPGDIGGLISLETLNLGGNDLLALPGSICHLTRLKSLDLKGCKVSYLPGDIGGLVSLQTLNVRGNRLVELPGSICDLTRLKSLDLKDCNVSYLPGDIGGLMSLETLNLGGNRLVKLPSSICDLTRLKSLDLKDCNVSELPEDIGRLVSLKTLNVGGNNLLALPSSVFNLTCLNVIGFERL, encoded by the exons ATGGGGGATTTGTGGTATTGGTCAATAGCTAAAAGCCTATACAGTCGCATCCAACGTAAGCTTGAACGTAGCAGCTTCCTTGCAAATATCAGAGAAACTTCGAAACAGCCGAATGGTCTGGTTGTTCTACAGGAGAAACTTCTTTCTGATATATTTGGTAGTGGAACTCAAAACATAAAGAATGTTGATCAAGGAATCGAGGTTATAAAGCGGAGAGCTTTCTTTGGAAAGGTTCTTCTTGTTCTGGATGATGTGGATGGTGTCCAACAATTGAAGGCACTAGCCATATGTAGAGATTTATTTGTTCCTGGAAGCAGAATCATCATAACAACAAGAGATAGGTCTTCGCTAAATTTCCTCGAATTGGATGAGAATGAGATATATGTACCAGAGGAATTGAACAAGGACGAATCCCTTGAGCTCTTCAGCTGGCATGCCTTTAAGGAAGACCATCCCAGAGAAGACTATGTGGAGCTTTCAGGCCAATTTGTAAATCATGCTTGGGGGCTTCCTTTAGCTCTTGTaaagttttgggttttttttttatttcgcaAAAGCATACCTGAATGGAAAGAAGCAATGCCGGAGTTAAAACAAATCCTTCTTGCGGGTATTTATGGAAGGCTAAAGATAAGTCTTGACACGCTAACTGATGAATTCGAGGAGTTATTCTTCCATATGGCATGTTTCTTTGCTGGAACCAATCGAGATTTTACAATCAAAATACTTGAAGGCCGTTACTTTTCCGCTGCTATTGGCATTCAGGTTCTGGCTGATCAGTGTTTAATAAAATATGGGCCCAGGAATGAACTTGTTATGGATGACATGCTTATAGACATGGGCAGAGAAATTCTCCGGCAACAATCTGTTAAGGACCCAGGGAAACGTAGAAGATTATGGTATCATGATGACGCCCTTGAAGTTCTAAAAGATGGCACG GGAGCTGAAGTGGTTGAAGGCCTCGTCTTAAACTTTCCTAAGCCAAGCAATGTCCAAGTGAATGCAAAGGCGTTCAAAAAGATGAATAGACTGTGGCTGCTTCATCTCAATCACGTTCATCTAACTGATCTAAGTATAGGTTATGAACATATCTCCAAAAGGCTATTATGGTTGTGTTGGAATGGCTTTGCTTTGGAATGTGTGCCATCGAACTTCTATATGGAGAATTTGGTTGCTCTTGACTTGCGTTATAGCAGCCTACAACAAGTATGGGACGGAAGTCACGGAACCAAG ATTTTGCCTAAATTGAAGTTCCTTTATCTAAGTCATTGCTATTACCTGACCAAAACCCCTGACTTCTCTGGACTCGACAATCTTGAGGAACTGTTGCTTAACGACTGTGTAAGGTTGGTAGATGTTGACGAATTTATTATATGTCTGGACAAACTAGTTGTCCTAGATTTGAAGAACTGTGAAAAACTTCGGACGATTCCATTAAGAGTTTGGATGTTGAAATCTCTTAGATGCCTTGAAATATCTGGCTGCTGCAAACTTGTACAATTTGCTGGATTTGAAGGATTGCCAGATTCAATTGGTTTGCCCCTGGCCTCTGTACAAGGATTAAGTTGCTTAAAGAAATTGAGCATGGGAACTTGCCATCTATCATGTTTACCATTTGAAATTGGAAGTTTGATCTCATTAGAGGTGTTGCATCTTTATGGAAAGAGTTCACTTACCTTACCACATAGCATCTGTAACATTACTCGTTTGAACTTATTAGATTTGACAGACTGTAATTTTTCACATCTACCCGGTGATATTGGGAGATTGATCTCATTAGAGACTTTGAATCTTGGAGGAAACTGTTTAATTGTCTTACCGAGTAGTATTTGTAACCTTATTTGCTTGAAGTTTTTGGATTTAAAAGACTGCACTTTGTCCCATCTGCCCAGCGACATTGGGGGGTTGATCTCATTAGAGACATTGAATCTTGGAGGAAACAAGTTAGTTGAGTTACCGGGTAGTATATGTGACCTTACTTGCTTGAAGGCATTGGATTTGAAAGACTGCAATGTGTCTTATCTGCCTGGTGACATTGGGGGGTTGATCTCATTAGAGACTTTGAATCTTGGAGGAAATGATTTACTTGCCTTACCGGGTAGTATATGTCACCTTACTCGCTTGAAGTCATTGGATTTGAAAGACTGTAAAGTGTCCTATTTGCCTGGCAACATTGGGGGGTTAGTTTCATTAGAAACTTTGAATGTTCAAGGGAACAGGTTAGTTGAGTCCCG TCATTATTTGAAAGATTGTAAAGTGTCCTATTTGCCTGGCGACATTGGGGGGTTAGTTTCATTAGAAACTTTGAATGTTCGAGGGAACAGGTTAGTTGAGTTACCGGGTAATATATGTGACCTTACTCGCTTGAAGTCACTGGATTTGAAAGACTGCAATGTGTCTTATTTGCCTGGTGACATTGGGGGTTTGATCTCATTAGAGACTTTGAATCTTGGGGGAAATGATTTACTTGCCTTACCGGGTAGTATATGTCACCTTACTCGCTTGAAGTCATTGGATTTGAAAGGCTGTAAAGTGTCCTATTTGCCTGGCGACATTGGGGGGTTAGTGTCATTACAGACTTTGAATGTTCGAGGGAACAGGTTAGTTGAGTTACCGGGTAGTATATGTGACCTTACTCGCTTGAAGTCATTGGATTTGAAAGACTGCAATGTGTCTTATCTGCCTGGTGACATTGGGGGGTTAATGTCACTAGAGACTTTGAATCTTGGAGGGAATAGGTTAGTTAAGTTACCGAGTAGTATATGTGACCTTACTCGGTTGAAGTCGTTGGATTTGAAAGACTGCAATGTGTCTGAGCTGCCCGAGGACATTGGGCGGTTGGTCTCATTAAAGACTTTGAATGTGGGAGGGAACAATTTACTTGCCTTACCAAGTAGTGTATTTAACCTTACTTGCTTGAATG